The Bacillus sp. Marseille-Q1617 genome has a segment encoding these proteins:
- a CDS encoding NAD kinase — protein sequence MKFAITSKGDSKSNTLMHKMRTYLQDFNLTYDEDQPDIVISVGGDGTLLYAFHRYRSRLDKTAFVGVHTGHLGFYADWVPEEIEKLVIAIAKTPYQIIEYPLLETIIRYQHGGKETRYLALNESTVKSVEGTLVMDVEIRGQHFERFRGDGLCLSTPSGSTAYNKALGGAIIHPSLPAIQFAEMASINNRVFRTIGSPLILPAHHTCMLKPVNGPDFLVTIDHLSLLHKDVKSIQYRVADEKIRFARFRPFPFWKRVHDSFVADE from the coding sequence ATGAAGTTTGCTATTACGTCAAAAGGTGATTCCAAGTCCAATACCCTGATGCACAAAATGAGAACCTATTTACAGGATTTCAATCTAACATATGATGAAGACCAGCCTGACATCGTCATTTCGGTAGGGGGAGATGGGACGCTGCTTTATGCCTTTCACCGCTATCGGTCAAGACTTGATAAGACGGCCTTTGTGGGGGTACATACGGGGCATCTCGGTTTTTATGCAGACTGGGTGCCCGAAGAAATTGAAAAGCTTGTCATTGCGATTGCAAAAACTCCGTATCAGATTATCGAATATCCGTTATTGGAAACCATCATCCGTTATCAGCACGGGGGGAAGGAGACTCGCTATTTAGCCCTGAATGAATCTACTGTGAAGAGTGTCGAAGGAACCCTCGTCATGGATGTGGAGATAAGGGGGCAGCATTTTGAGCGTTTCAGGGGCGATGGCTTATGTCTCTCTACCCCTTCAGGGAGTACGGCGTACAATAAAGCGCTTGGGGGCGCCATCATCCATCCCTCTTTGCCGGCTATCCAATTCGCGGAAATGGCATCCATCAATAATCGGGTATTCCGCACAATCGGATCTCCGCTGATCTTACCGGCTCATCATACATGTATGTTGAAGCCTGTCAATGGTCCTGATTTTCTGGTGACGATCGATCATCTTTCCCTTCTTCATAAAGATGTAAAGTCTATTCAGTACCGTGTTGCAGATGAAAAAATCCGATTTGCCCGCTTCCGGCCTTTCCCTTTCTGGAAGAGAGTACATGACTCGTTTGTAGCGGATGAATAA
- a CDS encoding RluA family pseudouridine synthase, with translation MREFLVDQKISKRTLTSVKFDGGSISVNDSEVNVRHVLKEGDIVKLDFPPETGSDKLLPEDMPLEIVYEDRDVLVLEKPWGMYSIPSKDHSSGTLANGIAGYYNNRSLASAVHIVTRLDRDTSGLVLVAKHRHVHHLFSLQQQERGISRTYEALAEGYLTSNNGFIEQPIGRKDTSIIEREVRNDGQYAKTAYRVLYQYAEAAHLSLRPYTGRTHQIRVHMSSIGHPLMGDDLYGGKVNLIKRQALHCKTLSFYHPMKKEWMKFESPLAEDMKMVLSLLGQKEKRDSSC, from the coding sequence TTGAGGGAATTTCTCGTTGATCAAAAGATTTCAAAGCGGACGCTGACCTCGGTCAAATTCGATGGTGGATCGATTTCCGTCAATGATTCGGAAGTGAATGTTCGTCATGTTCTAAAGGAAGGCGATATCGTCAAATTGGATTTTCCGCCAGAAACAGGCAGTGATAAATTACTCCCTGAGGATATGCCTTTGGAAATTGTATATGAAGACCGGGATGTCCTTGTTCTCGAAAAGCCATGGGGTATGTATTCAATCCCGTCTAAAGATCACAGCTCAGGCACTCTGGCGAATGGGATTGCAGGTTATTATAATAATCGTTCCCTTGCATCCGCTGTTCATATCGTCACCAGGCTTGACCGCGATACATCAGGATTAGTACTGGTGGCCAAGCATCGGCATGTGCATCATTTGTTCAGTCTTCAACAACAGGAGAGAGGCATTTCAAGGACCTATGAAGCTTTGGCTGAAGGGTACCTGACCAGTAATAACGGGTTCATCGAGCAGCCGATCGGCCGCAAAGATACAAGTATCATCGAAAGAGAAGTCCGGAATGACGGTCAATATGCAAAGACTGCCTATCGGGTATTGTACCAATACGCTGAAGCGGCTCATTTATCCCTGCGGCCCTATACAGGCAGAACACATCAAATACGTGTACATATGTCATCGATCGGTCACCCTCTAATGGGCGATGATTTGTACGGGGGAAAAGTAAATCTTATCAAGCGGCAGGCACTTCATTGCAAAACTCTTTCCTTTTATCATCCTATGAAAAAGGAATGGATGAAATTTGAGAGTCCCCTGGCAGAAGATATGAAAATGGTTTTGAGCCTTTTAGGTCAGAAAGAAAAAAGAGATTCCTCTTGTTGA
- the prpE gene encoding bis(5'-nucleosyl)-tetraphosphatase PrpE, with product MKIDVIGDIHGCLQEFRNLTEKLGYSWSSGLPRHPEGRKLAFVGDLTDRGPHSLQTIRVVASLQKEKAAYYVPGNHCNKLYRYFLGNNVKILHGLETTTAELSALTERERNEYKTMFINLYEAAPLYRILDEGKLIIAHAGIKEEYIGKDNKRVKTFVLYGDITGEVNEDGTPVRRDWAKEYKGDAWIIYGHTPVKEPRMMNKTVNIDTGAVFGGKLTAMRYPEIELISVPSNMPLTEEKFRSFP from the coding sequence ATGAAGATTGATGTAATAGGCGATATTCATGGATGTTTACAAGAATTTAGAAATCTGACTGAAAAACTCGGTTATAGTTGGAGTTCCGGGCTGCCCCGCCATCCTGAAGGAAGAAAGCTTGCATTTGTCGGTGACTTGACTGACCGGGGACCGCACTCTTTACAAACGATACGGGTTGTTGCCTCCCTTCAGAAGGAAAAAGCAGCTTACTACGTCCCCGGGAATCATTGTAATAAGCTATATCGTTATTTCTTAGGGAACAACGTAAAGATCCTTCATGGTCTTGAAACGACAACAGCAGAATTAAGTGCTCTTACAGAGAGGGAAAGAAACGAATATAAGACTATGTTTATCAATTTATATGAGGCTGCACCCCTCTATCGGATCCTTGATGAGGGTAAATTGATCATTGCACATGCAGGGATCAAGGAAGAGTACATAGGAAAAGACAATAAACGTGTAAAAACATTTGTTCTGTATGGTGACATTACCGGGGAAGTAAATGAGGACGGCACCCCTGTCAGAAGAGATTGGGCAAAGGAATATAAGGGAGATGCGTGGATCATTTATGGCCATACACCCGTAAAGGAACCCAGAATGATGAACAAGACGGTCAATATCGATACAGGTGCTGTATTTGGAGGAAAGTTGACTGCAATGCGTTATCCAGAAATAGAACTAATTAGCGTACCTTCAAACATGCCATTAACAGAAGAAAAATTTCGCAGCTTCCCTTGA
- the mgtE gene encoding magnesium transporter, producing MSEAVKEQNNDKDKQDKEMYDEELLIRALQQEDLDLFRSEFTQLHPYDQAKFFSKIEDELRIRLYHYLSPEEMAELFESLDIDEEDYQDLLAEMNPSYAAEMLSNMYADDAVDVLNELDKDQVVSYLTIMDDDSAREIKELLHYEEYTAGSIMTTEFVAISQNQTVRSAMYILKNEAPNAETIYYIYVVDDDKKLVGVISLRDLIISHDDVMIAEIMSDRVMSVGVSEDQEAVARQMKDYDFLALPVVDFQHHLLGIITVDDIMDVMEEEASDDYSKLAGIADLDSIDRNPFNAAKKRLPWLIALLFLGMFTASLIGRFEATLDKVAILAVFIPLIAGMAGNTGTQALAVAVRGIATGDLEKENKLALIIREAGTGLITGTTCGVVVNMIVYVWKGTFFLGILVGVSVMISLFVATLAGTLVPLLMHKLKVDPAVASGPFITTINDIISILIYFGLATLFMNYLI from the coding sequence ATGAGTGAAGCAGTCAAAGAACAAAATAATGATAAAGATAAGCAGGACAAAGAAATGTATGATGAAGAGCTTCTCATAAGAGCCCTTCAGCAGGAAGATCTGGATCTGTTCAGGTCGGAATTCACTCAGTTACACCCCTATGATCAAGCTAAATTCTTTTCTAAGATCGAGGATGAACTGAGGATTCGCCTTTATCATTATCTATCTCCCGAAGAAATGGCCGAATTGTTTGAAAGTCTTGATATAGATGAAGAAGACTATCAGGATTTACTCGCAGAAATGAACCCATCGTATGCAGCTGAAATGCTTTCGAATATGTATGCTGATGATGCGGTGGATGTATTGAATGAACTTGATAAAGATCAGGTTGTCAGTTATTTAACCATCATGGATGACGACTCAGCCAGGGAAATTAAAGAGCTCCTTCATTATGAAGAATACACAGCGGGAAGCATCATGACAACCGAGTTTGTCGCAATCTCACAAAATCAGACTGTCCGGTCCGCCATGTATATCCTAAAGAATGAAGCCCCTAATGCCGAAACCATCTATTACATTTATGTGGTAGACGATGATAAAAAGCTTGTGGGAGTCATCTCTTTAAGAGACCTTATCATCAGTCATGATGACGTCATGATAGCTGAAATCATGAGTGATAGGGTCATGTCAGTGGGAGTGAGTGAAGATCAGGAAGCCGTTGCCAGGCAAATGAAGGACTATGATTTCCTTGCCTTGCCGGTTGTTGATTTCCAACATCACTTGCTTGGGATCATCACGGTTGATGACATAATGGATGTCATGGAAGAAGAAGCATCGGATGACTACTCCAAGCTCGCCGGTATTGCCGATTTGGATTCGATTGACAGGAACCCTTTTAATGCAGCAAAGAAACGCCTTCCATGGTTGATTGCTTTATTGTTCCTGGGGATGTTCACGGCGAGTCTCATCGGGCGATTTGAAGCGACCCTGGATAAAGTAGCCATCCTTGCTGTTTTTATCCCGCTTATCGCCGGTATGGCAGGGAATACAGGGACCCAGGCGCTTGCCGTGGCCGTAAGGGGGATCGCGACCGGTGATTTGGAAAAGGAAAATAAACTTGCCCTCATCATACGTGAAGCAGGAACCGGTCTCATTACCGGTACGACATGCGGGGTTGTGGTCAACATGATTGTGTATGTGTGGAAGGGAACATTTTTCCTCGGGATCCTGGTCGGGGTTTCAGTTATGATTTCATTATTTGTAGCTACATTGGCCGGTACTCTTGTCCCGCTATTGATGCATAAATTGAAAGTCGATCCCGCCGTGGCATCAGGCCCCTTCATTACAACGATTAATGATATTATTAGCATCTTAATATATTTTGGATTAGCTACATTGTTTATGAATTACCTTATATAG
- a CDS encoding monovalent cation:proton antiporter family protein, translating to MEQHASVTSLVIVIIVAFLTPILLHRFKLNFIPVVIAEIIMGLVIGKSGFDLVHQDMWLETLSTFGFIFLMFLSGLEIDFKAFSNSKNKKEILPSGKEEPNRLKVATIIFIGIFFVSLGLSYLFVFFGLIENAFLMTLIISTISLGVVVPTLKEAHISQTAIGQIILLIAVIADLVTMILLAVFVSLYGEGQGNMWLLLILFGVGVILYLLGKRMKNNNFIKSLSTGTVQIGTRAVFTLIILLVAVSETVGAENILGAFLAGVLVSLLAPNQEMVQKLDSFGYGFLIPIFFVMVGVELDLQTLLSDKKMLLLIPLMLLAFLISKILPVYLLKIWYDTRTTLASAFLLTSTLSLVIAAAKIAERMEIITSQMSGTLILVAVIACIITPIVFKKLFPRESANEKKLKVVFLGANQMTMPASRELQSSLYESVLYHTIQDKSDKNIADSLFKINEIENYDLDTLEEFNVFEADILVISTGDEEANATLSIAAKDRGVERVIARVESPDMHEALREQGIEVYSVFLSTKALLRAMIESPSVMNILTNQEMSLYEIKMLNSQFEGMTLRKFPFTGDVIFVRIFRGKDSIVPHGDTELHMNDRLIVTGTKEYVDELKRELEFCEYC from the coding sequence ATGGAACAGCATGCCTCTGTAACATCACTGGTGATCGTCATCATCGTCGCTTTTTTGACACCAATATTGCTGCACCGTTTTAAATTGAACTTTATCCCAGTGGTCATAGCCGAAATCATCATGGGATTGGTCATCGGTAAGAGCGGATTTGACCTCGTTCATCAAGATATGTGGCTTGAAACTTTATCGACCTTCGGCTTCATTTTCTTGATGTTTTTAAGCGGTCTCGAAATTGATTTCAAAGCATTCTCAAACAGCAAGAATAAGAAAGAAATCCTTCCGAGCGGTAAGGAAGAACCGAACCGTCTGAAAGTGGCGACCATTATTTTTATAGGGATATTCTTTGTTTCCCTCGGGCTTTCTTACTTATTTGTATTTTTTGGTTTGATAGAAAACGCCTTTTTGATGACCCTGATCATTTCGACCATCTCATTGGGGGTAGTCGTTCCGACACTGAAAGAGGCTCATATTTCACAAACCGCGATTGGTCAGATCATCTTGCTGATCGCCGTGATTGCAGACTTGGTGACCATGATTCTGCTTGCTGTTTTCGTTTCCCTTTACGGAGAAGGACAAGGCAATATGTGGCTGCTTCTCATTCTGTTTGGAGTGGGGGTCATCCTTTATCTATTAGGCAAGCGCATGAAAAATAATAATTTCATCAAAAGTCTATCGACAGGTACGGTCCAAATCGGGACGCGTGCTGTATTCACGCTCATCATCTTACTGGTGGCTGTGTCGGAAACGGTCGGGGCAGAAAATATCCTGGGAGCATTTTTGGCTGGGGTATTGGTTTCTTTACTGGCTCCCAACCAGGAGATGGTACAGAAACTCGATTCGTTCGGTTACGGATTTTTAATCCCGATTTTCTTTGTGATGGTCGGGGTGGAACTTGATCTTCAGACTTTGCTGAGCGACAAGAAAATGCTTCTTTTGATTCCATTAATGCTGCTTGCATTCCTGATTTCTAAGATACTGCCGGTATACTTGTTGAAGATCTGGTATGATACAAGAACCACTTTAGCTTCCGCTTTCTTGCTGACCTCCACTCTTTCCCTGGTGATTGCTGCTGCAAAAATCGCCGAAAGAATGGAGATTATCACCAGTCAGATGAGCGGTACCTTAATTCTGGTTGCAGTCATCGCGTGTATCATTACACCGATCGTCTTTAAAAAACTGTTCCCGCGTGAAAGCGCAAATGAAAAGAAATTGAAGGTGGTGTTCCTGGGGGCAAACCAGATGACCATGCCGGCTTCCAGAGAACTGCAATCCTCGTTGTATGAATCTGTTCTTTATCACACGATTCAAGATAAATCGGATAAGAACATCGCGGATTCGTTATTTAAAATCAACGAAATAGAAAATTATGATCTTGATACTTTAGAGGAGTTTAATGTGTTTGAGGCAGATATCCTTGTGATTTCGACCGGGGATGAAGAGGCAAACGCAACCCTCTCTATTGCTGCTAAAGATAGAGGCGTAGAACGGGTCATCGCAAGAGTTGAGAGTCCTGACATGCATGAAGCCCTAAGGGAGCAAGGGATTGAAGTGTATTCTGTGTTCCTCTCTACCAAAGCATTATTAAGAGCCATGATTGAATCACCATCAGTGATGAATATCCTCACGAACCAGGAAATGTCGCTGTATGAAATCAAAATGCTGAACAGCCAGTTCGAAGGGATGACCCTGAGGAAATTCCCGTTTACAGGGGATGTCATTTTTGTCCGTATATTCAGAGGCAAAGATTCCATCGTTCCACATGGTGACACAGAACTCCATATGAATGACCGGTTGATCGTGACTGGAACTAAAGAATATGTTGATGAACTGAAACGTGAACTCGAGTTCTGTGAATATTGTTAA
- a CDS encoding DinB family protein: MWETKVIDIRERLKKSLEGTAFEKLNEKPSPDEWSIAQIVLHLAGAETRFLKLALKAAEDQSDTSGEAVDLSVFDDKSKKLKAPIDPPEEPHTKEQLLNALQTSRNLTEEFIEKYSEHKLAQKTMEHHRFGIMPVWQVLELLGRHEERHIDQIEETKKKIS; this comes from the coding sequence ATGTGGGAAACCAAAGTAATCGACATAAGGGAAAGACTGAAGAAAAGTCTGGAGGGAACGGCATTTGAAAAGTTAAATGAAAAACCTTCACCAGATGAGTGGAGTATAGCCCAAATAGTCCTGCATCTTGCAGGGGCGGAAACCCGCTTTTTGAAACTGGCATTAAAAGCTGCAGAGGATCAATCGGATACTAGTGGAGAAGCAGTGGACTTGAGTGTATTTGATGATAAAAGCAAGAAGCTTAAAGCACCTATTGATCCACCTGAAGAACCTCACACAAAAGAACAATTATTGAACGCCCTGCAAACATCCAGAAATTTAACAGAGGAGTTCATAGAAAAGTATTCTGAACATAAACTTGCCCAAAAAACCATGGAACATCACCGGTTTGGGATCATGCCGGTCTGGCAGGTCCTCGAGCTCCTTGGAAGGCATGAGGAGAGGCATATTGATCAGATTGAAGAGACGAAAAAGAAGATATCATAG
- the fabI gene encoding enoyl-ACP reductase FabI, with protein sequence MTLSLEGKTFVVMGVANKRSIAWGIARSLHQSGARLIFTYAGERFEKGVRDLADTLEGGEDSLVLPCDVTSDEDIEKCFAAIKEEVGVIHGLAHCIAFANKEELAGDYMNTTRNGFLLAHNISSYSLTAVAKAAKDLMTEGGSIVSMTYLGGERVMQNYNVMGVAKASLEASVKYLASDLGKHGIRVNAISAGPIRTLSAKGVGDFNSILKEIEERAPLRRNTTQEEVGDTAVFLFSDLSRGITGENLHVDSGYHILG encoded by the coding sequence ATGACTCTTTCATTAGAAGGCAAAACATTTGTCGTGATGGGTGTTGCCAACAAACGAAGTATTGCTTGGGGGATTGCCCGTTCCCTTCATCAGTCGGGTGCACGATTAATCTTTACATACGCAGGTGAACGTTTTGAAAAAGGTGTAAGAGACCTTGCCGATACACTTGAAGGCGGAGAAGACTCACTGGTACTTCCGTGTGACGTAACCAGTGACGAAGACATTGAGAAATGCTTCGCTGCAATTAAAGAGGAAGTGGGAGTGATTCACGGGCTTGCGCACTGTATCGCTTTCGCCAATAAAGAAGAGCTTGCCGGTGATTATATGAATACGACAAGGAACGGTTTCCTCCTTGCACATAATATCAGTTCTTATTCTTTGACGGCAGTTGCAAAGGCTGCGAAAGATTTAATGACCGAAGGTGGAAGCATCGTCTCCATGACCTATTTAGGCGGAGAAAGAGTGATGCAGAACTATAATGTAATGGGCGTTGCGAAGGCATCGCTAGAAGCGAGTGTCAAATACCTTGCGAGTGATTTAGGTAAGCACGGGATCCGTGTAAACGCCATTTCTGCCGGTCCGATCCGTACACTTTCTGCTAAAGGGGTAGGGGACTTTAACTCCATCCTTAAAGAAATCGAAGAGCGCGCTCCGCTGCGCCGCAATACAACCCAAGAAGAAGTCGGAGACACTGCCGTGTTCCTATTCAGCGACCTCTCAAGAGGAATCACGGGAGAAAACCTTCATGTTGATTCAGGGTATCATATTCTTGGTTAA
- a CDS encoding CotO family spore coat protein: protein MKKEKASSKEPLLYIQQPKLQEVKGNMQVTYRSTKSKEKKEKLPTKPIQTQIEKPHEEAESSRLKKPEIESKEQAQPHQKPSGEESQSAIHSFRRLKPFKELTLDEKLEYITASINGKVPFPCEFGTETATYKGVLISMDESTIKIKTFRGDEETIARDSLKSIKMIGLQ, encoded by the coding sequence ATGAAAAAAGAAAAAGCATCTAGCAAGGAACCCTTGTTATACATTCAGCAGCCAAAGCTGCAGGAAGTCAAAGGAAATATGCAGGTAACATATCGGTCGACAAAATCAAAAGAGAAAAAAGAAAAGCTTCCAACCAAACCAATCCAAACTCAAATAGAAAAACCTCATGAGGAAGCAGAGTCATCAAGATTAAAAAAACCTGAGATCGAGTCTAAAGAGCAAGCTCAACCTCATCAAAAGCCTTCAGGGGAGGAATCCCAGTCTGCTATCCACTCTTTCAGAAGGCTGAAACCATTCAAAGAACTGACCCTGGACGAAAAGCTTGAGTATATTACTGCCAGCATCAACGGTAAAGTCCCTTTTCCGTGTGAATTCGGTACTGAAACCGCTACTTATAAAGGCGTGCTTATCTCTATGGACGAATCCACTATTAAAATCAAAACATTCCGCGGCGATGAAGAAACGATTGCAAGGGACTCTTTGAAATCGATTAAGATGATAGGGTTACAATAA
- a CDS encoding CotY/CotZ family spore coat protein, with protein MGCGRDRDFGKKDLGCVCQAVRAIKDIQDAGDECNECRNDCFLEPLGSMVSPANRVNTRVFKLYLKNGDTFEVHVKGSKSKSPFFRVKEIFDNCCATLQVVRPNKNDDPNDPMDDWELTGDCVTVDLDCFCAIQCIKDVFVELCED; from the coding sequence ATGGGTTGCGGAAGAGATAGAGATTTTGGAAAAAAAGATCTCGGCTGTGTATGTCAAGCAGTTCGCGCTATTAAGGATATTCAAGACGCTGGTGACGAGTGCAACGAATGCCGAAATGACTGTTTCCTTGAGCCGCTGGGATCGATGGTTAGTCCTGCTAACCGTGTTAACACCCGTGTCTTCAAGTTATACCTGAAAAACGGTGATACATTCGAAGTTCATGTTAAAGGAAGCAAGTCGAAATCACCATTTTTCCGGGTAAAAGAAATCTTTGACAACTGCTGTGCTACTCTACAAGTAGTAAGACCGAATAAGAACGATGATCCAAACGACCCGATGGATGATTGGGAACTTACAGGCGATTGCGTCACGGTTGACCTGGATTGCTTCTGTGCGATTCAATGTATCAAAGACGTATTTGTCGAATTATGTGAAGATTAA
- a CDS encoding DUF1360 domain-containing protein — translation MEFTFVQLATLGFAIFRLTHLIVFDKITEFLRSPFFDEIVEEENGVEDIYLIPKKEGFKGFAGQLLSCYWCTGIWASMFLYGGYVWFPSFFAPIITLLAVAGVAAVIEAAVQNWNGSN, via the coding sequence TTGGAGTTCACTTTCGTTCAGCTAGCAACTCTTGGTTTTGCTATTTTTCGACTGACTCATTTGATCGTTTTTGATAAGATAACTGAATTTCTAAGATCGCCTTTCTTTGATGAAATCGTGGAGGAAGAAAACGGGGTGGAAGATATTTACCTTATTCCGAAGAAGGAAGGTTTCAAAGGCTTTGCAGGGCAGCTGTTATCCTGCTACTGGTGTACTGGGATATGGGCAAGTATGTTTTTGTACGGTGGTTACGTATGGTTTCCTTCTTTTTTTGCACCAATTATTACCCTGCTCGCTGTCGCAGGTGTAGCAGCCGTCATTGAAGCGGCAGTCCAAAATTGGAATGGATCGAATTAG
- a CDS encoding sporulation protein — protein sequence MKKYLFAGFLTFLLAAGCSNKEDGKDSKIALLKTTDPPPIELVDHPETDSFGHAIKKKLAKKKELYDVAVIQSKDETLVVYKVKHMQRFKMKKIEKDMEKYLEDEYAGEDFILSSDYKIFLETVRLKERIQNKSITKKEAEKKFKDIIELQKEKT from the coding sequence ATGAAGAAATATTTATTTGCGGGTTTTTTAACCTTTTTACTGGCTGCCGGCTGTTCCAATAAAGAAGACGGAAAGGACAGCAAAATTGCGCTCCTGAAAACAACCGATCCTCCTCCGATCGAATTGGTGGATCATCCTGAAACAGACAGCTTTGGACATGCTATAAAAAAGAAGCTGGCTAAAAAGAAGGAACTGTATGATGTTGCTGTCATTCAAAGTAAAGACGAAACATTGGTCGTTTATAAAGTAAAGCATATGCAGAGATTCAAAATGAAGAAAATCGAAAAAGATATGGAGAAATATCTCGAGGATGAATATGCCGGGGAGGATTTCATCTTATCAAGTGATTATAAAATTTTTCTTGAGACCGTTCGTTTAAAAGAGAGGATCCAGAACAAGTCCATAACCAAGAAAGAGGCTGAAAAGAAATTCAAGGATATCATCGAGCTTCAAAAGGAAAAGACATAG
- the spoVAC gene encoding stage V sporulation protein AC yields the protein MGKTPKTPEQQKYENLEKQYETKRPLLKNVIKAFFVGGAICLVGQAVSYFYIYFFNFTEQTAGNPTVATMVFFAMILTGFGIYDHLGQFGGAGSAVPVTGFGNAVISAAIEHKTEGYVLGVGGNIFKLAGSVIVFGVFSAFVVALIKTLLIRWGVI from the coding sequence GTGGGAAAGACACCGAAAACACCCGAACAGCAAAAGTATGAAAATCTGGAAAAGCAGTATGAAACGAAAAGACCCCTTTTAAAGAATGTGATTAAGGCGTTCTTTGTCGGAGGGGCGATTTGTCTGGTGGGCCAGGCAGTAAGTTATTTCTATATTTACTTTTTTAATTTCACAGAACAGACAGCTGGGAATCCAACAGTGGCCACTATGGTTTTCTTTGCGATGATCCTCACCGGATTTGGCATCTACGACCATTTAGGGCAGTTTGGGGGAGCGGGGAGTGCCGTCCCTGTCACAGGATTCGGGAATGCAGTCATTTCCGCAGCGATCGAACATAAAACGGAAGGCTATGTCCTGGGTGTGGGAGGAAATATTTTTAAATTGGCCGGATCCGTTATTGTGTTCGGCGTATTTTCCGCGTTTGTGGTTGCGCTGATAAAAACGCTATTAATTCGATGGGGAGTGATTTGA
- the spoVAD gene encoding stage V sporulation protein AD codes for MLKGSRSWVFPAQPAILSTGVVGGPFEKKGKLATEFDRFYDDLWMGQDTYEKANRVLIEDAVEIALEKQSLKKDDIQFFLTGDLINQITPSSFAARSYAIPYFGLFGACSTSMEGLALAGFLVNYQGAEKVITGASSHNSATEKQFRYPTEYGGQKPPTAQWTVTGAGYAVVGNGAGRTTPSPRITSATIGKVIDMGLTDPFNMGGAMAPAAVDTIAGHFQDLGRDPSYYDLIVTGDLASIGRQTAMEMLKEKGYTLTDKQYQDCGLLIYGKDQPVQSGASGPGCSATVLYGHLLNEMKKGTYKRILVVATGALLSPLTFQQGETIPCIAHAVSIEFL; via the coding sequence ATGCTTAAGGGTTCGAGATCATGGGTCTTCCCTGCACAGCCTGCGATTCTTTCTACGGGGGTGGTCGGGGGTCCATTTGAAAAAAAGGGAAAACTGGCAACTGAATTTGACCGGTTTTACGACGACTTATGGATGGGTCAGGATACGTATGAAAAAGCAAATCGGGTGCTCATTGAAGATGCGGTAGAGATTGCACTTGAAAAGCAATCACTGAAGAAGGATGATATCCAATTCTTCTTGACTGGTGACCTGATCAATCAGATCACCCCTTCCAGTTTTGCTGCAAGATCATATGCCATTCCTTATTTCGGATTATTCGGAGCATGTTCTACATCCATGGAGGGGCTTGCCCTTGCAGGATTTTTAGTCAATTATCAAGGAGCAGAAAAAGTGATCACAGGCGCTTCGAGTCATAATTCCGCCACCGAAAAGCAGTTTCGTTACCCGACTGAGTATGGCGGGCAAAAACCGCCGACCGCTCAATGGACAGTGACAGGAGCAGGTTACGCAGTAGTGGGGAATGGTGCCGGACGTACAACTCCTTCTCCTCGTATTACATCTGCGACGATTGGGAAAGTGATCGATATGGGTTTGACGGACCCCTTTAATATGGGGGGGGCAATGGCACCGGCTGCGGTTGATACGATAGCCGGACATTTTCAGGATTTGGGCAGGGACCCTTCTTATTACGATTTGATCGTAACAGGAGATCTTGCTTCAATCGGGAGGCAGACAGCCATGGAAATGCTGAAGGAAAAAGGCTATACCCTGACCGACAAGCAATATCAGGACTGCGGTTTACTTATATATGGAAAAGACCAGCCTGTTCAGTCGGGGGCAAGCGGCCCGGGCTGCTCTGCAACCGTACTTTATGGACACTTATTGAATGAAATGAAAAAAGGGACTTACAAGCGGATATTAGTGGTGGCAACAGGAGCGTTATTATCGCCTCTTACTTTTCAGCAAGGAGAAACGATACCTTGTATCGCCCATGCTGTGTCCATTGAATTTTTATAA